The following are encoded together in the Actinoplanes sp. N902-109 genome:
- a CDS encoding ferredoxin: MSMHVELDEPKCVAAGQCVMVAPEIFDQRDEDGVAVVLEPLPRPAQYDDVREAVAVCPAAAIRLVEQ, from the coding sequence ATGAGCATGCATGTGGAGTTGGACGAGCCGAAGTGCGTCGCGGCCGGGCAGTGCGTGATGGTCGCCCCGGAGATCTTCGACCAGCGCGACGAGGACGGCGTCGCGGTCGTCCTCGAGCCGCTCCCCCGGCCCGCGCAGTACGACGACGTACGGGAGGCGGTGGCGGTGTGCCCCGCCGCCGCGATCCGGCTGGTCGAGCAGTGA